In the Perca fluviatilis unplaced genomic scaffold, GENO_Pfluv_1.0 PFLUV_unplaced_scaf_123, whole genome shotgun sequence genome, one interval contains:
- the LOC120555042 gene encoding uncharacterized protein LOC120555042: MYVHLQMPNIRQIRKWERKTKKWTQEAMDQAKQEVEAGRLSLRQAAMRFGVPKSSLSDRVSGRVASDFSICWRSLLTHADEDSLVEYCLYSALHGFPLLAEINYNKSTGKVRRNVTKARILTAQEMSDTIEEVEDRAARQEAQALARRDREQQRARDTSPAATSSTLPSGSRPSHRKLGPSGLRQQPAPAFPSPVPQHPLPPLVPPTIPSCLPPAADHPGRACLQRDTTILHLLSLPHRAQDWAAKGPLLPLPPT, translated from the exons ATGTATGTGCATTTGCAGATGCCCAACATCAGGCAGATTAGGAAGTGGGAGAGGAAGACCAAAAAATGGACCCAAGAGGCAATGGACCAGGCCAAGCAGGAGGTGGAAGCAGGCAGGCTCTCTCTACGGCAGGCAGCCATGAGGTTTGGGGTCCCTAAGTCCAGCCTGAGTGACCGAGTCAGCGGAAGAGTGGCCTCCGATTTTTCCATCTGTTGGAGGTCACTCCTCACCCATGCAGACGAAGACTCCCTGGTGGAGTACTGTCTGTACTCTGCTCTGCATGGGTTTCCGCTCCTGGCCGAAATAAACTACAACAAAAGCACTGGCAAGGTCAGGAGGAATGTCACCAAGGCCAGGATACTGACAGCCCAGGAGATGTCCGACACCATCGAGGAGGTGGAGGACCGTGCTGCAAGGCAGGAGGCCCAAGCTCTGGCCAGAAGAGACCGAGAGCAGCAGCGGGCCAGAGACACCAGCCCGGCAGCCACTTCCTCTACCCTGCCTAGCGGCTCCCGCCCCAGCCACAGAAAACTTGGCCCCTCGGGGCTGCGCCAGCAACCAGCTCCGGCATTTCCATCGCCGGTCCCTCAGCACCCTCTGCCCCCTCTTGTGCCTCCCACGATCCCCAGCTGCCTGCCACCAGCGGCAGACCATCCGGGACGAGCCTGCCTGCAGAGGGACACCACCATCCTCCATCTCCTG AGCCTTCCACATCGGGCGCAGGATTGGGCCGCCAAGGGTCCacttcttcctctccctcccact